One Microbacterium trichothecenolyticum DNA window includes the following coding sequences:
- a CDS encoding NADPH-dependent F420 reductase, which yields MTTVGIIGAGHIGSALAKGFAKNGYDVVIANSRGPETLTALVASVGDRARAATAAEAAEAADIAVVTVPLKAYRDVPVEPLAGKTVLDTNNYYFERDGHIIALDDKQTTTSQMLQEHLPQSTVVKAFNHIMAADILTDGSPAGTENRRALATSSDSDAAAALVTRIYDEFGFDTVNIGPLSESWRVERDQPAYVVRQNRDELERNLARAAR from the coding sequence ATGACAACCGTAGGAATCATCGGAGCAGGACACATCGGCTCGGCCCTCGCGAAGGGCTTCGCGAAGAACGGCTACGACGTCGTGATCGCGAACTCGCGCGGGCCCGAGACCCTCACTGCCCTCGTCGCATCGGTGGGAGATCGAGCGCGAGCAGCCACCGCCGCCGAGGCGGCCGAGGCGGCGGACATCGCCGTCGTGACGGTGCCGCTCAAGGCCTACCGCGACGTGCCCGTGGAGCCGCTGGCCGGCAAGACCGTGCTCGACACGAACAACTACTACTTCGAGCGCGACGGCCACATCATCGCCCTCGATGACAAGCAGACGACCACGTCCCAGATGCTGCAGGAGCACCTGCCGCAGTCGACCGTCGTGAAGGCGTTCAATCACATCATGGCCGCCGATATCCTCACCGACGGCTCCCCCGCCGGCACCGAGAACCGTCGCGCGCTCGCTACCTCCAGCGACTCCGACGCCGCCGCCGCCCTCGTGACGCGCATCTATGACGAGTTCGGGTTCGACACGGTCAACATCGGCCCCCTGTCGGAGAGCTGGCGCGTCGAGCGCGACCAGCCCGCCTACGTCGTGCGCCAGAACCGCGACGAGCTCGAGCGCAACCTCGCCCGCGCGGCGCGGTGA